In one Ananas comosus cultivar F153 linkage group 12, ASM154086v1, whole genome shotgun sequence genomic region, the following are encoded:
- the LOC109718522 gene encoding uncharacterized protein LOC109718522 isoform X1, producing MAAVSLSLSSSATSAAAFPYQHHHRIPPPRAAALGRLPPPLLPRPARSMLLARAKFEKFDGADPPSSPSAPEEEEDPAAPPDPAKDADEDDSCLPSDLEGAIRQSGEASAMFIASGGMRAIVELLIPQLQFLNTEGAQAEVWELSRIFLETLIEESGFLRVKAIFPDSGVAALLKYQWKDVKFGCSSLSDRNPVDDEDEVVVMIIPDYQMLEYVERIANRLSDDPPRPLVMWNPRLVSGDVGVGFNVRKLRRYFLSTFTTVYSMRPLPSGAIFRCYPGVWKVFYDDVNRPNRYLLAKEQPDRPDATDVERIFGKVAEEKDGNSSLLAKAMGMFNSVNRFMKAISK from the exons ATGGCGGCCGtgtccctctccctctcctcctccgccacctccgccgccgcgttTCCTTACCAACACCACCACCGCATCCCtcctccgcgcgccgccgcgctcggccgcctccctcctcccctcctcccccgCCCCGCTCGCTCCATGCTCCTCGCACGCGCCAAGTTCGAGAAGTTCGACGGCGCCGATCCCCCATCCTCCCCCTCCGCCCCCGAAGAAGAGGAAGACCCCGCCGCCCCTCCGGATCCCGCGAAAGACGCGGATGAGGACGATAG CTGCTTGCCTTCGGATTTGGAGGGTGCGATTCGACAATCTGGTGAAGCGAGCGCCATGTTCATAGCTTCAGGGGGGATGAGAGCCATT GTTGAGCTTTTGATTCCTCAGTTACAATTCCTAAACACTGAAGGAGCACAAGCTGAGGTGTGGGAATTATCAAGGATATTTTTGGAGACACTTATTGAAGAATCTGGATTCCTG AGAGTAAAAGCCATTTTTCCTGATTCTGGAGTAGCCGCTCTTCTGAAGTATCAATGGAAAGATGTAAAGTTTGGGTGCTCCAG CTTAAGTGATCGAAACCCTGTGGATGATGAAGATGAAGTTGTTGTTATGATAATTCCGGATTATCAAATGTTGGAATATGTTGAGCGAATCGCAAATCGACTTTCTGATGACCCA CCAAGACCGCTTGTCATGTGGAACCCGCGCCTCGTCAGTGGAGATGTTGGAGTCGGCTTCAATGTGCGAAAGTTGCGTAGATACTTTTTAAG CACTTTTACAACTGTATACTCGATGAGACCATTGCCATCTGGGGCAATTTTTAGATGCTATCCTGG AGTGTGGAAAGTATTCTATGATGATGTGAATAGGCCGAATAGATATTTACTTGCTAAAGAACAACCTGACCGTCCTGACGCGACGGATGTTGAG CGGATATTTGGGAAAGTCGCGGAGGAAAAGGACGGAAACTCTTCTTTGCTCGCCAAAGCCATGGGCATGTTCAATTCTGTGAACCGGTTTATGAAAGCCATCTCCAAGTAG
- the LOC109718526 gene encoding FACT complex subunit SSRP1 — translation MAEGHQFNNILLGGRGGTNPGQFKVHSGGFAWRKQGGGKIIEVDKSDISSLTWMKVPRAYQLGVRIKDGLFYKFIGFREQDVSTLTSYIQKNIGVTPEEKQLSVSGHNWGGVDINGNMLTFMVGSKQAFEVSLADVAQTQLQGKTDVYLEFHVDDTTGANEKDSLMDLSFHVPTSNTQFVGDENRPPAQVLLDKISKLADVGSSEEAVVTFEGIAILTPRGRYSVELHLSFLRLQGQATDFKIQYSSVVRLFLLPKSNQPHTFVVVTLDPPIRKGQTLYPHIVIQFETDTVVERNLSLSGELLASKYKDRLDSSYKGLIHEVFTKILRGVSGAKVTRPGSFRSCQDGYAVKSSLKAEDGLLYPLEKGFFFLPKPPTLILHDEIEYVEFERHGAGGSSVSSHYFDLLVKLKNDQEHLFRNIQRNEYHNLFNFISGKGLKIMNLGDVQATTGVTSVLQNADDDAVDPHLERIKNEAGGEESDEEDEDFVVEKDDGGSPTDDSDEEESDASESGDEKEKSAAKESKKEAKASSSKRKPKDGDEDSSKKRRQKKKKDPNAPKRAMSGFMFFSNAERDNIKKSIPGLSFTEVGRALGEKWKKMSAEEKEPYEAMARADAKRYKEAMAGYKSGASAINVDSGNESD, via the exons atGGCGGAGGGGCACCAGTTCAACAACATCCTTCTTGGCGGCCGCGGCGGCACC AACCCAGGCCAGTTTAAGGTGCATTCGGGGGGATTTGCATGGAGGAAGCAAGGCGGTGGAAAGATCATCGAGGTCGACAAATCCGATATTTCTTCTTTGACCTGGATGAAAGTGCCTAGGGCATATCAGCTCGGTGTCAGGATCAAAGATGGCTTGTTTTATAAGTTCATTGGCTTTCGTGAGCAG GATGTGAGTACTTTGACaagttatatacaaaaaaatattgggGTGACGCCAGAAGAGAAGCAGCTTTCTGTCAGTGGACATAATTGGGGTGGTGTTGATATAAATG GCAATATGCTTACCTTCATGGTTGGCTCAAAACAAGCATTTGAAGTCTCCCTAGCAGATGTTGCACAAACCCAGTTGCAAGGAAAAACAGATGTCTACTTAGAATTCCATGTTGATGACACCACTGGGGCTAATGAG AAAGATTCTTTGATGGACTTAAGTTTTCATGTCCCTACTTCCAACACCCAGTTCGTTGGTGATGAAAATCGACCCCCGGCTCAG gTTTTGCTAGATAAAATATCGAAACTGGCAGATGTTGGATCTTCTGAGGAGGCTGTCGTTACATTTGAAGGAATCGCAATTCTCACGCCTAG AGGGCGGTATAGTGTTGAGCTTCATCTATCATTCTTGCGTCTTCAGGGGCAGGCTACTGATTTCAAAATCCAATATAGCAGTGTTGTTCGACTCTTTCTATTGCCAAAG TCCAATCAACCTCATACTTTTGTTGTAGTCACCCTTGACCCACCAATTCGCAAAGGACAAACATTATACCCACATATTGTTATTCAG TTTGAAACAGATACCGTGGTTGAAAGGAACCTTTCACTGAGCGGGGAACTGTTGGCTAGTAAATACAAGGACAGACTAGATTCTTCATATAAG GGCCTAATTCATGAGGTTTTCACTAAGATTTTGCGTGGTGTATCTGGCGCCAAAGTGACAAGACCAGGTTCATTCCGCAGTTGCCAAGATGGATATGCAGTTAAATCTTCACTTAAAGCTGAAGATGGTTTGCTGTATCCGCTCGAGAAGGGATTCTTCTTTCTACCTAAACCTCCTACACTTATTCTTCATGATGAG ATCGAGTACGTGGAATTTGAACGACATGGTGCGGGAGGCTCAAGTGTGTCATCTCACTACTTTGATCTCCTCGTCAAACTTAAAAACGACCAAGAACATCTATTCAGAAATATTCAGAGGAATGAATATCACAACCTATTTAACTTCATTAG TGGGAAGGGCTTGAAGATCATGAACCTTGGAGATGTGCAAGCTACTACTGGGGTTACATCTGTTCTTCAGAATGCTGATGATGATGCTGTCGATCCACATCTTGAGCGAATTAAAAATGAAGCAGGTGGAGAGGAGAGTGATGAAGAG GATGAAGATTTTGTTGTTGAGAAGGATGATGGTGGATCTCCTACTGATGATTCTGATGAAGAAGAATCTGATGCTAGTGAAAGTGGAGATGAAAAAGAA AAATCTGctgctaaagaatcaaaaaaggAAGCTAAGGCTTCGTCTTCTAAAAGGAAACCCAAGGATGGAGATGAAGATAGTTCAAAGAAGAGAaggcagaagaagaagaaagatccTAATGCACCAAAAAGGGCGATGTCGGGCTTCATGTTTTTCTCGAATGCGGAAAGAGAT AATATAAAGAAAAGCATTCCTGGTTTGTCCTTCACCGAAGTCGGGCGAGCGCTTGGGGAGAAATGGAAGAAGATGTCAG CTGAGGAGAAAGAGCCGTATGAGGCAATGGCTCGAGCAGATGCTAAGCGTTACAAGGAGGCCATGGCTGGATATAAGAGCGGTGCCTCTGCCATTAATGTGGACTCGGGTAACGAGTCTGATTAA
- the LOC109718524 gene encoding probable WRKY transcription factor 72 isoform X1: MEVVMMRKAEEFIFEAHEEIGKDEKWLLQLGNRTPIAERGFTRSPSLTERESSISMQAQRLEATKAEMGEVREENERLKMLLARIVEDYKSLQSQFSNLIQQERGKTPVASPTDINDFHEPELVSLRLGPSSSTHEREEKLSANKKRGEDHDGGGLSLALERKFEGSRNGTNEVPTLNLSSENSFEDTKEQEAGEPWPPSKIHKNNVRNDDDEVSQQLQVKKARVSVRARCDTPTMNDGCQWRKYGQKISKGNPCPRAYYRCTVAPACPVRKQVQRCAEDMSILITTYEGTHNHPLAASATAMASTTSAAATMLVHGAATSSAAASAAAALHGVSGYPSPRHFYLPNPTISSNPSYPTITLDLTQPFDSARVSSPLGLALSGKGSNALGASWGNNSGYSNQAAYSTLYQSSYLHRGAANPSAGAAATETIARAITADPSFRSALAAAITSYVGGGEGGAAVRLGEYMGAAGEGGAGAQNGSSLGFLRHSLGFPSSRSGK, encoded by the exons ATGGAGGTGGTGATGATGAGAAAAGCTGAGGAGTTCATTTTTGAAGCTCACGAAGAGATTGGAAAG GATGAGAAATGGCTTCTGCAGCTGGGAAATAGAACTCCCATAGCGGAACGGGGTTTTACGAGATCGCCTTCTCTCACAGAAAGAGAATCAAGCATTAGCATGCAG GCGCAGAGGCTTGAAGCAACAAAAGCGGAGATGGGTGAAGtgagagaagaaaatgaaaggcTTAAGATGCTCCTCGCCCGTATCGTCGAGGACTACAAATCACTTCAGTCGCAGTTCTCCAATCTCATCCAGCAGGAGCGAGGGAAAACCCCAGTCGCAAGCCCAACCGACATAAACGATTTCCACGAACCTGAACTCGTGTCGTTAAGACTCGGGCCGAGCTCGAGTACGCACGAGAGGGAGGAAAAGCTAAGCGCAAACAAGAAGCGCGGAGAGGATCACGATGGTGGAGGCCTTAGTCTTGCACTAGAGCGTAAATTCGAAGGGTCTAGGAACGGAACAAACGAAGTGCCTACTTTGAACTTGAGCTCAGAAAACAGCTTTGAGGATACTAAGGAACAAGAGGCTGGTGAGCCATGGCCACCAAGCAAAATACACAAGAATAATGTTAGGAACGACGACGATGAAGTCTCGCAGCAGCTGCAGGTCAAGAAGGCGCGGGTTTCGGTTAGGGCCAGATGCGACACCCCGACG ATGAATGATGGATGCCAATGGAGAAAGTATGGGCAAAAGATTTCCAAGGGAAACCCTTGCCCGCGGGCGTATTACCGGTGCACGGTTGCACCGGCATGCCCGGTTAGGAAGCAG GTGCAAAGGTGTGCCGAGGACATGTCGATACTGATAACGACCTACGAGGGGACGCACAACCACCCACTCGCCGCCTCCGCCACGGCCATGGCCTCaaccacctccgccgccgccaccatgCTCGTGCACggcgccgccacctcctccgccgcggcctccgccgcggcggcgctccACGGCGTCTCGGGTTACCCTAGCCCCAGGCACTTCTACCTCCCGAACCCTACGATCTCCTCCAACCCGAGCTACCCGACGATCACCCTCGACCTCACCCAGCCCTTCGATTCGGCTAGGGTGTCGTCTCCCCTGGGGCTCGCTCTCTCGGGCAAAGGGTCGAACGCCTTAGGGGCGTCGTGGGGAAACAACAGCGGGTACTCGAATCAAGCGGCGTACAGCACATTGTATCAGAGCTCGTACCTGCACAGGGGCGCGGCGAACCCTagcgcgggggcggcggcgacggagacgaTCGCGAGGGCGATCACGGCGGACCCGAGCTTCCGATCGGCGCTCGCGGCGGCGATCACGTCGTACGTCGGAGGCGGAGAAGGCGGCGCCGCCGTGAGGTTGGGGGAGTACATGGGCGCGGCGGGTGAGGGGGGCGCGGGGGCTCAAAATGGGAGCTCGCTAGGATTTCTACGGCATTCACTAGGGTTTCCCAGCTCGAGGAGTGGGAAATAA
- the LOC109718525 gene encoding uncharacterized protein LOC109718525, with protein MAMQVGMGLSRVILLVGAGVTGSIVLRNGRFSDILAELQDMVKGLEKSREKGGDSDSDVHEALASQVRRLASEVRQIASSRPITILNGNSGQTAVTALIVPAATLGALGYGYMWWKGLSFSDLMYVTKRNMANAVSGMTKHLEQVSAALAATKRHLTQRIENLDGKLDEQKVLSGTIKKEVTDARLQLENLGSELSNIQQLVWNMDGKMNALVAKQNCSLAGVMYLLQFAEGKGGKMPDALQDGLKSVGKRFVGCGETKSLKGLQHISEVDSEEIVKAFKETITQNDVDSDSLDNFKGGLSRTASLKC; from the exons ATGGCGATGCAGGTGGGGATGGGCCTCTCCAGAGTTATACTCCTCGTCGGAGCAG GGGTTACGGGTTCGATCGTGCTCCGCAACGGTCGATTCTCTGATATATTGGCGGAGCTTCAG GACATGGTGAAGGGATTGGAAAAATCGAGAGAGAAGGGAGGTGATTCTGATTCCGACGTACATGAAGCTCTTGCTTCTCAG GTCCGGCGGTTGGCTTCGGAGGTTCGACAAATTGCTTCATCTCGTCCCATTACTATTCTCAATGGAAATTCAGGCCAAACAG CTGTAACAGCACTTATTGTACCTGCTGCTACCTTGGGGGCATTGGGCTATGGATACATGTGGTGGAAA GGCCTCTCTTTCTCTGATCTTATGTATGTCACGAAGCGCAATATGGCGAATGCTGTTTCAGGCATGACGAAGCATCTTGAGCAAGTGTCTGCTGCTCTTGCT GCTACTAAGAGGCATCTCACACAGCGCATTGAGAACTTGGATGGTAAACTGGATGAACAAAAGGTGTTATCTGGAACAATAAAAAAGGAG GTTACTGATGCTCGCCTTCAACTTGAGAATCTGGGTTCAGAATTAAGCAACATCCAACAATTGGTTTGGAATATG GATGGGAAAATGAATGCATTGGTAGCGAAACAG AATTGCTCGCTGGCTGGTGTAATGTACCTCTTACAGTTTGCTGAGGGAAAAGGTGGGAAAATGCCTGATGCTCTCCAG GATGGATTGAAGTCTGTTGGGAAGCGTTTTGTTGGATGTGGAGAGACTAAAAGTTTAAAG GGGCTGCAGCATATTTCAGAGGTTGATTCAGAAGAAATTGTGAAGGCCTTCAAAGAAACCATCACCCAGAATGATGTTGATTCTGATTCCCTGGACAACTTCAAAGGGGGCTTATCCAG GACCGCATCCCTGAAATGCTAA
- the LOC109718524 gene encoding probable WRKY transcription factor 72 isoform X2 — translation MEVVMMRKAEEFIFEAHEEIGKDEKWLLQLGNRTPIAERGFTRSPSLTERESSISMQRLEATKAEMGEVREENERLKMLLARIVEDYKSLQSQFSNLIQQERGKTPVASPTDINDFHEPELVSLRLGPSSSTHEREEKLSANKKRGEDHDGGGLSLALERKFEGSRNGTNEVPTLNLSSENSFEDTKEQEAGEPWPPSKIHKNNVRNDDDEVSQQLQVKKARVSVRARCDTPTMNDGCQWRKYGQKISKGNPCPRAYYRCTVAPACPVRKQVQRCAEDMSILITTYEGTHNHPLAASATAMASTTSAAATMLVHGAATSSAAASAAAALHGVSGYPSPRHFYLPNPTISSNPSYPTITLDLTQPFDSARVSSPLGLALSGKGSNALGASWGNNSGYSNQAAYSTLYQSSYLHRGAANPSAGAAATETIARAITADPSFRSALAAAITSYVGGGEGGAAVRLGEYMGAAGEGGAGAQNGSSLGFLRHSLGFPSSRSGK, via the exons ATGGAGGTGGTGATGATGAGAAAAGCTGAGGAGTTCATTTTTGAAGCTCACGAAGAGATTGGAAAG GATGAGAAATGGCTTCTGCAGCTGGGAAATAGAACTCCCATAGCGGAACGGGGTTTTACGAGATCGCCTTCTCTCACAGAAAGAGAATCAAGCATTAGCATGCAG AGGCTTGAAGCAACAAAAGCGGAGATGGGTGAAGtgagagaagaaaatgaaaggcTTAAGATGCTCCTCGCCCGTATCGTCGAGGACTACAAATCACTTCAGTCGCAGTTCTCCAATCTCATCCAGCAGGAGCGAGGGAAAACCCCAGTCGCAAGCCCAACCGACATAAACGATTTCCACGAACCTGAACTCGTGTCGTTAAGACTCGGGCCGAGCTCGAGTACGCACGAGAGGGAGGAAAAGCTAAGCGCAAACAAGAAGCGCGGAGAGGATCACGATGGTGGAGGCCTTAGTCTTGCACTAGAGCGTAAATTCGAAGGGTCTAGGAACGGAACAAACGAAGTGCCTACTTTGAACTTGAGCTCAGAAAACAGCTTTGAGGATACTAAGGAACAAGAGGCTGGTGAGCCATGGCCACCAAGCAAAATACACAAGAATAATGTTAGGAACGACGACGATGAAGTCTCGCAGCAGCTGCAGGTCAAGAAGGCGCGGGTTTCGGTTAGGGCCAGATGCGACACCCCGACG ATGAATGATGGATGCCAATGGAGAAAGTATGGGCAAAAGATTTCCAAGGGAAACCCTTGCCCGCGGGCGTATTACCGGTGCACGGTTGCACCGGCATGCCCGGTTAGGAAGCAG GTGCAAAGGTGTGCCGAGGACATGTCGATACTGATAACGACCTACGAGGGGACGCACAACCACCCACTCGCCGCCTCCGCCACGGCCATGGCCTCaaccacctccgccgccgccaccatgCTCGTGCACggcgccgccacctcctccgccgcggcctccgccgcggcggcgctccACGGCGTCTCGGGTTACCCTAGCCCCAGGCACTTCTACCTCCCGAACCCTACGATCTCCTCCAACCCGAGCTACCCGACGATCACCCTCGACCTCACCCAGCCCTTCGATTCGGCTAGGGTGTCGTCTCCCCTGGGGCTCGCTCTCTCGGGCAAAGGGTCGAACGCCTTAGGGGCGTCGTGGGGAAACAACAGCGGGTACTCGAATCAAGCGGCGTACAGCACATTGTATCAGAGCTCGTACCTGCACAGGGGCGCGGCGAACCCTagcgcgggggcggcggcgacggagacgaTCGCGAGGGCGATCACGGCGGACCCGAGCTTCCGATCGGCGCTCGCGGCGGCGATCACGTCGTACGTCGGAGGCGGAGAAGGCGGCGCCGCCGTGAGGTTGGGGGAGTACATGGGCGCGGCGGGTGAGGGGGGCGCGGGGGCTCAAAATGGGAGCTCGCTAGGATTTCTACGGCATTCACTAGGGTTTCCCAGCTCGAGGAGTGGGAAATAA
- the LOC109718439 gene encoding single-stranded DNA-binding protein WHY1, chloroplastic-like, with product NRPLSPSPVAAPTTSARRRRRRVXPPPQESPTSSFAGGQSPRVFVGYSIYKGKAALTVEPRAPEFAPLDSGAYKVSKEGFVLLQFAPAVGTRQYDWNRKQVFSLSVAEIGTIISLGVKDSCEFFHDPFKGRSEEGKIRKVLKAEPLPDGTGHFFNLSVQNRLVNVDESIYIPVTKAEFAVLNSAFNFILPYLLGWHAFANAITPENTIQSNNLRSGPESEWGR from the exons AACCGCCCCCTCTCTCCATCACCTGTCGCCGCTCCGACTACTTcggctcgccgccgccgccgccgcgtcNCGCCGCCGCCGCAGGAGTCCCCCACCTCCTCCTTCGCCGGAG GGCAATCGCCGAGGGTTTTCGTGGGCTACTCCATCTACAAAGGAAAGGCCGCGCTCACTGTAGAGCCGAGAGCCCCCGAGTTCGCCCCTTTGGAT TCCGGAGCGTATAAGGTTTCGAAGGAGGGATTCGTTCTCCTCCAATTCGCTCCTGCAGTGGGAACTCGGCAGTATGATTGGAATAGGAAGCAG GTTTTTTCTTTATCTGTCGCTGAGATAGGAACTATAATTAGTCTTGGTGTGAAGGATTCGTGTGAGTTTTTCCACGACCCCTTTAAGGGAAGAAG CGAAGAAGGAAAGATACGCAAGGTTTTAAAGGCGGAACCTCTACCAGATGGCACTGGTCACTTTTTCAATCTTA GTGTTCAAAACCGCCTGGTGAATGTGGATGAGAGCATTTATATTCCCGTTACAAAAGCTGAATTTGCTGTCCTAAATTCGGCTTTCAAT tttATTTTGCCATATCTACTGGGTTGGCATGCATTTGCAAATGCTATAACTCCGGAGAACACTATCCAGTCGAATAACCTACGATCTGGGCCTGAATCAGAGTGGGGCAGATGA
- the LOC109718522 gene encoding uncharacterized protein LOC109718522 isoform X2 yields the protein MAAVSLSLSSSATSAAAFPYQHHHRIPPPRAAALGRLPPPLLPRPARSMLLARAKFEKFDGADPPSSPSAPEEEEDPAAPPDPAKDADEDDSCLPSDLEGAIRQSGEASAMFIASGGMRAIVELLIPQLQFLNTEGAQAEVWELSRIFLETLIEESGFLRVKAIFPDSGVAALLKYQWKDVKFGCSSLSDRNPVDDEDEVVVMIIPDYQMLEYVERIANRLSDDPPRPLVMWNPRLVSGDVGVGFNVRKLRRYFLSGYLGKSRRKRTETLLCSPKPWACSIL from the exons ATGGCGGCCGtgtccctctccctctcctcctccgccacctccgccgccgcgttTCCTTACCAACACCACCACCGCATCCCtcctccgcgcgccgccgcgctcggccgcctccctcctcccctcctcccccgCCCCGCTCGCTCCATGCTCCTCGCACGCGCCAAGTTCGAGAAGTTCGACGGCGCCGATCCCCCATCCTCCCCCTCCGCCCCCGAAGAAGAGGAAGACCCCGCCGCCCCTCCGGATCCCGCGAAAGACGCGGATGAGGACGATAG CTGCTTGCCTTCGGATTTGGAGGGTGCGATTCGACAATCTGGTGAAGCGAGCGCCATGTTCATAGCTTCAGGGGGGATGAGAGCCATT GTTGAGCTTTTGATTCCTCAGTTACAATTCCTAAACACTGAAGGAGCACAAGCTGAGGTGTGGGAATTATCAAGGATATTTTTGGAGACACTTATTGAAGAATCTGGATTCCTG AGAGTAAAAGCCATTTTTCCTGATTCTGGAGTAGCCGCTCTTCTGAAGTATCAATGGAAAGATGTAAAGTTTGGGTGCTCCAG CTTAAGTGATCGAAACCCTGTGGATGATGAAGATGAAGTTGTTGTTATGATAATTCCGGATTATCAAATGTTGGAATATGTTGAGCGAATCGCAAATCGACTTTCTGATGACCCA CCAAGACCGCTTGTCATGTGGAACCCGCGCCTCGTCAGTGGAGATGTTGGAGTCGGCTTCAATGTGCGAAAGTTGCGTAGATACTTTTTAAG CGGATATTTGGGAAAGTCGCGGAGGAAAAGGACGGAAACTCTTCTTTGCTCGCCAAAGCCATGGGCATGTTCAATTCTGTGA
- the LOC109718522 gene encoding uncharacterized protein LOC109718522 isoform X3, with the protein MAAVSLSLSSSATSAAAFPYQHHHRIPPPRAAALGRLPPPLLPRPARSMLLARAKFEKFDGADPPSSPSAPEEEEDPAAPPDPAKDADEDDSCLPSDLEGAIRQSGEASAMFIASGGMRAIVELLIPQLQFLNTEGAQAEVWELSRIFLETLIEESGFLPRPLVMWNPRLVSGDVGVGFNVRKLRRYFLSTFTTVYSMRPLPSGAIFRCYPGVWKVFYDDVNRPNRYLLAKEQPDRPDATDVERIFGKVAEEKDGNSSLLAKAMGMFNSVNRFMKAISK; encoded by the exons ATGGCGGCCGtgtccctctccctctcctcctccgccacctccgccgccgcgttTCCTTACCAACACCACCACCGCATCCCtcctccgcgcgccgccgcgctcggccgcctccctcctcccctcctcccccgCCCCGCTCGCTCCATGCTCCTCGCACGCGCCAAGTTCGAGAAGTTCGACGGCGCCGATCCCCCATCCTCCCCCTCCGCCCCCGAAGAAGAGGAAGACCCCGCCGCCCCTCCGGATCCCGCGAAAGACGCGGATGAGGACGATAG CTGCTTGCCTTCGGATTTGGAGGGTGCGATTCGACAATCTGGTGAAGCGAGCGCCATGTTCATAGCTTCAGGGGGGATGAGAGCCATT GTTGAGCTTTTGATTCCTCAGTTACAATTCCTAAACACTGAAGGAGCACAAGCTGAGGTGTGGGAATTATCAAGGATATTTTTGGAGACACTTATTGAAGAATCTGGATTCCTG CCAAGACCGCTTGTCATGTGGAACCCGCGCCTCGTCAGTGGAGATGTTGGAGTCGGCTTCAATGTGCGAAAGTTGCGTAGATACTTTTTAAG CACTTTTACAACTGTATACTCGATGAGACCATTGCCATCTGGGGCAATTTTTAGATGCTATCCTGG AGTGTGGAAAGTATTCTATGATGATGTGAATAGGCCGAATAGATATTTACTTGCTAAAGAACAACCTGACCGTCCTGACGCGACGGATGTTGAG CGGATATTTGGGAAAGTCGCGGAGGAAAAGGACGGAAACTCTTCTTTGCTCGCCAAAGCCATGGGCATGTTCAATTCTGTGAACCGGTTTATGAAAGCCATCTCCAAGTAG